One window from the genome of Pseudoalteromonas sp. '520P1 No. 423' encodes:
- the miaA gene encoding tRNA (adenosine(37)-N6)-dimethylallyltransferase MiaA: MGPTAAGKTDLAIQLCQTLNTEVISVDSALVYRDMDIGTAKPSADELAQAPHHLIDMLDPSEVYSTANFCTDALNKIEALHAQGKIPLLVGGTMMYFKSLLEGISPLPEADVEIRKHLEIEANEKGWPALHEELTSVDPVAASRISENDSQRINRALEVYRITGKPMSELQNVKTGALPYKVLQFAIAPEDRSVLHQRIEQRFKIMLDQGFEKEVKALYNREDLNVKLPSIRCVGYRQMWDYFEGDIDYDEMVFRGIVATRQLAKRQLTWLRGWENVTWLESGAEENLHRVISSLS; the protein is encoded by the coding sequence ATGGGCCCGACAGCTGCGGGTAAAACAGATTTAGCGATACAGCTATGTCAAACCTTAAACACTGAAGTGATTAGCGTTGATTCAGCTCTAGTATATCGAGATATGGATATTGGCACGGCTAAGCCGAGTGCTGATGAACTTGCTCAGGCTCCGCATCATTTAATTGATATGTTAGATCCATCAGAGGTTTATTCAACGGCAAACTTTTGCACTGATGCTTTAAATAAAATAGAAGCGTTACATGCACAAGGGAAAATTCCATTGCTTGTTGGCGGTACTATGATGTATTTCAAAAGTTTATTAGAGGGGATTTCACCCTTACCTGAAGCTGATGTTGAAATTCGTAAACACCTTGAAATAGAAGCAAATGAAAAAGGCTGGCCTGCACTACATGAAGAGTTAACCTCTGTAGATCCTGTAGCAGCTAGCAGAATTAGTGAAAACGACTCTCAACGCATTAACCGCGCGTTGGAAGTATATCGAATCACAGGTAAACCTATGTCTGAACTGCAAAATGTTAAGACTGGGGCTTTACCTTATAAAGTATTGCAATTTGCAATAGCACCTGAAGATCGCAGCGTTTTACATCAGAGAATAGAACAACGATTTAAAATAATGTTAGATCAGGGGTTTGAAAAAGAAGTTAAGGCCTTATATAACAGAGAGGACCTTAATGTAAAATTACCTTCTATCCGGTGTGTTGGTTATCGCCAAATGTGGGATTATTTCGAAGGTGATATTGATTACGACGAAATGGTTTTTCGTGGCATAGTTGCGACAAGACAATTAGCAAAAAGACAATTAACTTGGTTAAGAGGCTGGGAAAATGTAACTTGGCTTGAGTCAGGTGCAGAAGAAAACTTGCATCGTGTGATATCTTCGCTAAGCTAG
- the hfq gene encoding RNA chaperone Hfq, with amino-acid sequence MAKGQSLQDPFLNALRRERIPVSIYLVNGIKLQGKVQSFDQFVILLENTVNQMVYKHAISTVVPARAINFQSTPTGSETPENTEEGDTF; translated from the coding sequence ATGGCAAAGGGGCAATCATTGCAAGACCCATTTTTGAATGCATTACGTCGTGAGCGCATTCCAGTATCAATTTATTTAGTTAATGGCATTAAATTACAAGGTAAGGTTCAATCTTTTGACCAATTTGTAATTCTTCTGGAAAATACAGTAAACCAAATGGTTTACAAACATGCTATTTCTACAGTTGTTCCTGCAAGAGCAATTAACTTCCAATCGACTCCAACTGGTTCTGAAACACCTGAGAACACAGAGGAAGGCGATACATTTTAA
- the hflX gene encoding ribosome rescue GTPase HflX — MFDRYEAGEQAVLVHIEFPKEHDREDLNELEMLVSSAGVNSLAVVQGSRQKPHAKFFVGTGKAEEIAEVVQMHQADVVIFNHVLTPSQERNLEVVCQCRVLDRTTLILDIFAQRARTHEGKLQVELAQLRHISTRLIRGWTHLERQKGGIGLRGPGETQLETDRRLIRGKIKNIQKRLEKVAKQRDQGRRARSRNEIPTLSLVGYTNAGKSSLFNQMANADVYAADQLFATLDPTLRKIEIADVGSTILADTVGFIRHLPHDLVSAFKATLTETREADLQLHVIDVADERRQENIEQVNAVLKEIEADEVPQLLIYNKIDLVEELSPRIDRDDEGNPIRVWLSAQTGAGCELLLEAISERLSDQVLACTLELSGKYGALRGALYRLSCITDEQFDDLGNWLLDIRLPMIDWNRLKKEFGNEIDELIKLDQLS; from the coding sequence TTGTTTGACCGTTATGAAGCCGGTGAGCAGGCAGTCTTAGTTCATATAGAATTTCCAAAAGAGCATGATCGTGAAGATCTGAATGAATTGGAAATGTTAGTTTCTTCTGCGGGTGTTAATTCCTTGGCGGTAGTGCAAGGCTCCCGTCAAAAACCGCATGCCAAATTTTTTGTTGGTACTGGTAAAGCAGAAGAGATAGCTGAGGTTGTTCAAATGCATCAAGCCGATGTGGTTATATTTAATCATGTATTAACCCCATCTCAAGAAAGAAACCTCGAAGTTGTTTGTCAATGTAGGGTGCTAGATCGTACTACCTTAATTTTAGATATTTTTGCGCAACGTGCACGAACCCATGAAGGTAAGTTACAAGTAGAACTAGCACAATTACGTCACATTTCTACTCGTTTGATCCGAGGCTGGACTCACCTAGAGAGACAAAAAGGGGGGATTGGTTTACGCGGACCAGGTGAAACGCAGTTAGAAACAGATAGACGTTTGATCCGTGGTAAAATTAAAAATATTCAAAAGCGTTTAGAAAAAGTAGCCAAGCAACGAGATCAAGGTCGCAGAGCGCGTAGTCGTAATGAAATTCCTACTTTATCTTTAGTGGGTTATACCAATGCAGGTAAGTCCTCATTGTTTAATCAGATGGCTAATGCTGATGTGTATGCTGCAGACCAATTGTTCGCAACACTCGATCCTACACTACGTAAAATAGAGATCGCAGATGTTGGTAGTACTATTTTAGCCGATACCGTAGGTTTTATTCGCCATTTACCGCATGATTTAGTTTCGGCTTTTAAAGCGACCTTAACTGAAACACGTGAAGCTGATTTACAGCTCCATGTAATTGATGTAGCGGATGAAAGGCGACAAGAAAATATTGAACAAGTAAATGCTGTTTTAAAAGAAATTGAGGCTGATGAAGTACCTCAATTATTAATTTATAACAAAATTGATTTGGTTGAAGAATTATCACCCCGTATAGATCGTGATGATGAAGGTAACCCTATTCGAGTATGGTTATCAGCTCAAACTGGTGCTGGCTGCGAGTTATTACTTGAAGCAATTAGTGAGAGATTATCGGATCAAGTTTTAGCTTGTACTCTTGAATTATCAGGGAAATATGGTGCTTTAAGAGGTGCCTTGTATCGTTTGAGTTGTATTACAGACGAGCAATTTGATGATTTAGGCAATTGGTTACTTGATATCAGATTACCTATGATTGATTGGAATCGATTAAAAAAAGAGTTTGGTAACGAAATTGATGAATTAATCAAATTAGATCAGCTAAGCTGA